The stretch of DNA GATCAGCGCATCCTGGATTTGCCTCACAGCGATCTGCGCCGCGCCCGTGCGGCTGCGGTGAACATCATTCCTACCAGCACCGGGGCCGCCAAGGCCGTGTCGCAGGTCTACCCAGCGCTGAAGGGCAAGTTCGACGGCACCTCTCTGCGCGTGCCTACGCCCGTCGGCTCCATCAGCGACGTGGTGGTCATCGTGGGCCGTGAAGTCACGGTAGCCGAAGTGAACGACGTGTTCCGCAAGGCCGCCGAGGGCAGCCACAAGGGCATCATCTCGTACACCGAAGACCCCATCGTGCTTCAGGACATCGTGGGCGACCCCCACAGCGCCATCATCGACGGCGGCCTGACCATGACCATGGGCAACCTCATCAAGTTCTTCTCGTGGTACGACAACGAGTGGGGTTACTCCAACCGCATCGCGGACTTGGTCCAACTCGTTCAGGAAAAAGGCTAAACGAGCCTTGAAGGATGGGCTATGGGCCTTGAGCAGAAACGCTCTAGCCCGTGGCCCTTTTTTCATGTCATAACGATTGAAAGCCGGATGTATTGAAGGGTCATTCGGTTTCAGCCGAAAGGGCCAGAAACGGGCTTGGTGATCTGATACGGACTTTCGGCTGCGGGCTGCAAGTCATCACAGAAAGCTCAACCCAACTTAAAGGAGCAACTATGCAAACACTCGATTCACTCAGCGTTTCAGGCAAGCGCGTCTTGGTACGCGTCGATTACAACGTTCCCCTCAAAGACGGCGTGGTGCAAGACGACACCCGGATCACCTCCAGCCTGCCCACTATTCAGGCGTTGCTGGATGGCGGCGCAAGCGTGGTGCTGATGAGCCATTTGGGGCGTCCCAAGGGCGGGCCAGAAGCCAAATACAGCCTGAAGCCGGTGGCCGAGGCGCTGGAAAAGGTGTTGAAGCGCGACGTGCGTTTTATCGGCAGCCTGCCCAGCAGCGACGAAACCCTGAACGACGTGCAGGAGATGCAGCCCGGCGACGTGGCCCTGCTGGAAAACGTGCGCTTTGAGGTAGGCGAGGAGAAGAACGACGCGGCCCTGTCTGAAAAGTTGGCCCGCCTGGGCGACGCCTTCGTGCTGGACGCCTTCGGGAGTGCCCACCGCGCCCACAGCAGCGTGAGCGGCGTGGCGGCGCACCTGCCGCACGCGGGCGGAACCCTGCTGGCCGCCGAAGTCGTGGCCCTCAGCAAGCTGCTGCACGAGCCGGAGCGCCCGTATGTGGTCATCATCGGCGGCGCGAAAGTGTCCGATAAACTGCTGGTCATCGAAAACCTGTTGCCCGTGGTAGATCGCATGCTGATCGGCGGCGGCATGGCCTACACCTTCGTCAAGGCGCAGGGCGGCAAGATCGGCAAGAGCATTCACGAGGACGACTTTTTGGAGAAGGCGCGTGAATTGCTGGGCAAATACGGCGACAAGATCGTGTTGCCCACCGATACGCTCGCGGGCGACAGCTTTAGCGCGGAGGCCAACACCCGCGTTGTCCCCACCGCTGATATTCCCGACGACTGGGAAGGCATGGACATCGGCCCGGACAGCCAGAAGGCGTTTACCGAGGCCTTGCAGGGAGCCAAAACCGTGTTCTGGAACGGCCCGATGGGTGTGTTCGAGTTCGCGGCCTTTGCCAGCGGCACCAACGCCATTGCCAAAGCCGTGGCCGATCTGGGGCCAGATACCTACAGCGTGATCGGCGGCGGCGACAGCGTGAGCGCCATCAACAAGAGTGGGCAGGCTGACCGCGTGAGCCACATCAGCACGGGCGGCGGCGCAAGCCTGGAACTGCTGGAAGGCAAGGCGCTGCCGGGCGTGGAGGCGATGAAATAACGCCCGTTACTTGTTTGTTGAGGTACGAACTCAAGGCTGGGCGCGAAGCTGATTTTGAGGTCTACGGGCGCAAATGGATCACGCTTGTAGGCAGGTTCGGTGGCCAGCATCACGGATATTTCATGCCGTCCGAGGGCGCGAGCGACGTGGCCTACGCGCTGTTGACCTTTCCGAGCTTGGCGGCATATGAAACGTACCGGATAGCGTCGGCTGCCGACCCGGTCTGTCAAGCCCTCTTCAAAGAATTGCCCGAATTGATGCACCGCTATGACCGCACTTTTTTAAGACCCGTCTTTGACGGAATGGAGCCCCAATGAAAAACCTGCTCGCGCTGAACTGGAAGATGAACAAAACGCCCTCGGAAGCCCACGCTTGGGCCGAGGAACTGAAGACCAAGCTGGCGCTGGGGGACGCCGAACTGGCGATCATGGCCCCGGCCATCAACCTGCAAGCCCTGTCGTGGTTTCTGAAAGATTCCGGCGTCGCCATCGGCGGTCAGGATGTCTCGGCCCACGAATCGGGCGCGTATACGGGCGAGATCAGCGCGGCCATGCTGAAGGATGTGGGCGCGAAATACGCCGTGGTGGGCCACAGCGAGCGGCGCGAATATCACGGCGAAACCGACGCAGTGGTGGCGGCCAAAGCGGCTCAGGCTCAGGCGGGCGGCCTGACACCGATTGTGTGCGTGGGTGAAGGGCTGGACGTGCGCGAACGCGGCGAGCAAGTGCCTTACACGCTTGCCCAGTTGCGCGGCAGCCTGGCAGGTGTAGGCACCGATGTGGTGGTTGCCTATGAACCCGTTTGGGCCATTGGCACAGGCAAAACTGCCACCGCCGAGGACGCCGAGGAATTGGCCGCCGCCATTCGTGCGGAGTTGCGAACCCTCTACGGCGAGGCTGCCGACAGCATCCGTATTCTGTACGGCGGCAGCGTGAAGCCCGACAATATTGCGTCCATTTGCGCCAAGCCGAATGTGAACGGCGCATTGGTGGGCGGCGCAAGCCTGAAAGTGGCCGATGTCGTCGGCATGAATGACGCTCTGAAGTAAGGAAGATTGAGTCTCTGCCCCGCTGCGGTTTGGCGGGGTTCTAGATTAGTTTTCAAGTGAAAGTATTCACGATAAATCTGAGTCGTGAAAAGTCTGTTCCCTCAGCCGATGAGAGCCTTCAACGTTTCCACCGTTTGCCAGTTGCGCACCGTTGCAGACACATGGAGGCGCCGCTCCAGCAACGCATGGGTCAGCCGCGCCGCCTGAGTTCCGTTGGGGTAATGCAGATGGAGGTCTCTCCCACTGAGCGTCCAGAGATCGGGGGCGAAATCTTGAGATTGGAGGGCCAGCACGCGCTCTGGCTGGGGTGGATCAGACAGGAAGGCTACATGGGTTTGCTTGCCCGCCAGGTAAGGACTTGACATGGCTTGCCATTCGGCAGCAGTGCGGAGGGTCAGAACGATGGGGAAGCCGAATTCCGTTTCCAGAGCAATGAAAATGACGGGCAGCAATTCCGCCTCTCCCCTGTCGCTGCTGAAGACAGCGTTGCCACTTTGGATATAGGTTTGCACGTCGCTCAGGCCTAAATCGGTCAACACGCGGCGTAAGTCGACCATAGGCACGCGGCGGTGACCGCCCACGTTGACACCGCGGAGAAGCAACACGAATCGGCCAACCATAGAAGAAGTCTAGCCCGCCCGCCTATACTTCCGGCCATGCCTTTAGAGTTCTCTGCAACCACCACTATTCGTGACCTAAAACTACACATCGGCGAGACCGTGACGCTTGGCGCGTGGCTGACCGACAAGAGCGGCAAGGGCAAGATTCAGTTTCTGAAACTGCGCGACGGCACGGGCTTCGTGCAGGGCACAGTGTTTAAAGGCGACGTGACCGAGGACGTGTTCGAGGCGGCCAAGCGGCTGACGCAGGAGCAGGCCGCGTGGATCACGGGCGAAGTGCGGGCCGACGAACGTGCTCCGGGCGGCGTGGAACTCAGCGTGCGCGAGGTGACGCCCATTGGCGAGAACCACGCGGAATATCCGATTACGCCCAAGGAACATGGGATCGAGTTTTTGATGGACAACCGCCATCTGTGGCTGCGGCACCGTCGCCCGTGGGCCGTACTGCGGGTGCGAGATTGCGTGCAGCGGGCCATTACCACGTTTTTTCATGGCGAGGGATTCGTGCGCTTCGACGCGCCGTTTTTTACCCCCAATGCCGCCGAAGACACCACCGAACTGTTTGAAATTGACCTGTTTGGCGAGGACAAGGCCTACCTGAGTCAGACTGGGCAACTGCACGCCGAAGCGGGCGCGATGGCGTTTGGCAAGGTCTATACCTTCGGCCCGACCTTCCGAGCTGAAAAGAGCAAAACGCGCCGCCACCTGCTGGAATTCTGGATGATTGAGCCGGAAGTGGCCCCCAGCAACCACGAGCAGAATATGGCCCTGCAGGAACGGATGATCAGCTTTATTGTGCGGCAGGTACTGGCGGAATGTACAACGGAATTGGAGTTGCTGGGCCGTGATGTAAGCCGCTTGCAGGGCGCAGCGGAAGGCAACTATCCGCGTGTGACCTATACCAAGGCACTGGAAATCATTCGCACCCGAATTGAGGCAGGCGACTTGCCGGACAACGTGCAGGCCGATGTACAGCCCGTGGAATGGGGCGACGATCTGGGTGCCCCGCACGAAACGATTGTGGGTAGTTCCTTTGACCGTCCGGTGATGATCGAAAAGTATCCGGCGGCGATCAAGGCGTTCTATATGCAGCCTGACCCCGCAGACCCCCGTTTGGCCCTCTGCGACGACATGATCGCCCCCGACGGCTACGGCGAGATTATTGGCGGCAGCGAACGCATCCATGATTACGAGTTGTTGAAGAGCCGAATTGAAGCGCAGGGGTTGCCGCTGGAGGCTTTTGAGTGGTACCTGGATCTGCGGCGGGTGGGCAGCGTGCCACACGCGGGCTACGGCATGGGCCTGGAGCGTGTGATCGCTTGGATTACCGGAATCGACCATATTCGTGAGGCGATCCCGTTTCCACGGATGCTGACGCGGATGCGTCCTTGAAATAGGGATTGAAGACTGACGGTGTGCCTCCAAGTCAACTATTGGAGGCACACTTGGCATAGGCTGTACAACCTCATCTAGTTATTCCACAGGCAGCAGAGATTTTCCGTCTCCCACGCTCTCTCCAGTTTCTGGGTGGCGCACGCGTGACCCACGAATACGCTAGATTCCGGACATGATCGCGTACAGCGAAGTCAGTGCATTCACAGATACGCCGGGGTTCGGCAATCGGGCGGGCGTGGTGCTGGACGCTTCCGGCCTCTCGGAGCGGGAAATGCAGGCGTTGGCTGCCTTCTTGGACGCGCCTGAAACGGTGTTTGTGACGCGCATGGGGAGCGGCGCGGTGCGGGTTCGGTATTTTACACCCACGCAGGAAGTGGATTTTTGCGGCCATGCCAGTGTGGCGCTGGGACTGATGCTGGCCCAGAGCGGCCACTGGGACGGACAGGACTTGGTGTTGGAAACGCTGGTGGGCCGGATTCCACTGCAATTGGTGTGTGACGCAGGTGTGCCTTCGCGGGTATGGATGCGGCAGCGCTTGCCCGAAGTGCGGGCCGTGCCACGCAGTCTGTACGCCGATTTGGCCGAAGCGTTGGGCATAGATGTGCGCATGATTCACAAGGGCTTGCCGCTGGCCGCGAGCAGCACAGGCCTCTGGAGTGTGTTCGTACCGCTGCTGGACAGCGTAATTCTGGACGGCCTGGAGCCTGATTTGGCCCAGATTCGGATGTTGTCGGAGGCGCTGGACGTGGTGAGTGTGTACGCCTACACACCGATGGGGGTTAACCGGTTTGCGGCGCGGGACTTTGCCCCAGCGGTGGGCATTCCCGAAGACCCGGTGACGGGTAGCGCGGCGGGCGCGTTGATGGCGCTTCTGGCCGCAGAAGGCAAGTTGCCGGTGCGCCATGACCGGGCCTGCGGCGTGGTGTTTCAGGGCCACGCGCTGGGCACACCCGGAGAGGTGGAAGTGGAGGTGGAAGTGCGCGGACAGACCGTGACCGCCGTGCATGTGGGCGGCTGCGCCGTGCTGGATAGAGAAGGGATTTGGAAGCGGGAGTAGACCCCACCGATCAGACGGGGTACGCAGTGCGGCTGGAGGGGTGGGGTCCTCGTGGACGCCGCAACCCTGCTAGATTTCTGACCCAGCACCTTCTCAAAACGTCCTAGACTGCACGCCATATGCTCGGTTTGATCTGTGTGGATGTAGATGGAACGCTGGTGGGAACTGGCAACCTGATTCGGGATGATGTGTGGGCGGCGCTGGCCGGAGCGCGGGCGCAGGGAGTCCGTATTGCGCTGTGCAGTGGGCGGCCCGCTGTGGGGAACGCTCTGGCCTATGCCCAGCGCATGGACGCCGACGGGTGGCACATTTTTCAGAACGGAGCGAGCATCGTGAATGCTGCAGACGGCGAAAGCATGAGCGAACCCATGCCTGACAAACCCCTGGAAGACCTGATCGCCCATGCCCGCCAGACGGGGCGGCTGCTGGAGGTCTACACCGACACCGAATGGGCAGTCACGCAGCCCGGCGACTATGCCGAGCGGCACGCGGCCTTGCTGGGAGTGACGTATGCCCCGCGTGCACCCGAAACGTTGGTGGGCACACGGGTTCGGGCGCAGTGGGTGGTGCCCAGAGCGCAGGAGGCAGAAGTGGTGGGCGAGCCTCATGACGGACTG from Deinococcus sp. QL22 encodes:
- a CDS encoding Cof-type HAD-IIB family hydrolase, whose amino-acid sequence is MLGLICVDVDGTLVGTGNLIRDDVWAALAGARAQGVRIALCSGRPAVGNALAYAQRMDADGWHIFQNGASIVNAADGESMSEPMPDKPLEDLIAHARQTGRLLEVYTDTEWAVTQPGDYAERHAALLGVTYAPRAPETLVGTRVRAQWVVPRAQEAEVVGEPHDGLDLHPSGSPVMPDVMFISATRAGVSKGSAIRRIAAGYGLTLDRVMMVGDGENDVSALRVVGHPVAMGNADPPAREAARYHVGHVDDGGLAEAVRLALTL
- a CDS encoding PhzF family phenazine biosynthesis isomerase, with product MIAYSEVSAFTDTPGFGNRAGVVLDASGLSEREMQALAAFLDAPETVFVTRMGSGAVRVRYFTPTQEVDFCGHASVALGLMLAQSGHWDGQDLVLETLVGRIPLQLVCDAGVPSRVWMRQRLPEVRAVPRSLYADLAEALGIDVRMIHKGLPLAASSTGLWSVFVPLLDSVILDGLEPDLAQIRMLSEALDVVSVYAYTPMGVNRFAARDFAPAVGIPEDPVTGSAAGALMALLAAEGKLPVRHDRACGVVFQGHALGTPGEVEVEVEVRGQTVTAVHVGGCAVLDREGIWKRE
- the tpiA gene encoding triose-phosphate isomerase, with amino-acid sequence MKNLLALNWKMNKTPSEAHAWAEELKTKLALGDAELAIMAPAINLQALSWFLKDSGVAIGGQDVSAHESGAYTGEISAAMLKDVGAKYAVVGHSERREYHGETDAVVAAKAAQAQAGGLTPIVCVGEGLDVRERGEQVPYTLAQLRGSLAGVGTDVVVAYEPVWAIGTGKTATAEDAEELAAAIRAELRTLYGEAADSIRILYGGSVKPDNIASICAKPNVNGALVGGASLKVADVVGMNDALK
- the asnS gene encoding asparagine--tRNA ligase, translating into MPLEFSATTTIRDLKLHIGETVTLGAWLTDKSGKGKIQFLKLRDGTGFVQGTVFKGDVTEDVFEAAKRLTQEQAAWITGEVRADERAPGGVELSVREVTPIGENHAEYPITPKEHGIEFLMDNRHLWLRHRRPWAVLRVRDCVQRAITTFFHGEGFVRFDAPFFTPNAAEDTTELFEIDLFGEDKAYLSQTGQLHAEAGAMAFGKVYTFGPTFRAEKSKTRRHLLEFWMIEPEVAPSNHEQNMALQERMISFIVRQVLAECTTELELLGRDVSRLQGAAEGNYPRVTYTKALEIIRTRIEAGDLPDNVQADVQPVEWGDDLGAPHETIVGSSFDRPVMIEKYPAAIKAFYMQPDPADPRLALCDDMIAPDGYGEIIGGSERIHDYELLKSRIEAQGLPLEAFEWYLDLRRVGSVPHAGYGMGLERVIAWITGIDHIREAIPFPRMLTRMRP
- a CDS encoding DUF1697 domain-containing protein, which produces MVGRFVLLLRGVNVGGHRRVPMVDLRRVLTDLGLSDVQTYIQSGNAVFSSDRGEAELLPVIFIALETEFGFPIVLTLRTAAEWQAMSSPYLAGKQTHVAFLSDPPQPERVLALQSQDFAPDLWTLSGRDLHLHYPNGTQAARLTHALLERRLHVSATVRNWQTVETLKALIG
- a CDS encoding NIPSNAP family protein; this translates as MRYELKAGREADFEVYGRKWITLVGRFGGQHHGYFMPSEGASDVAYALLTFPSLAAYETYRIASAADPVCQALFKELPELMHRYDRTFLRPVFDGMEPQ
- the pgk gene encoding phosphoglycerate kinase, which gives rise to MQTLDSLSVSGKRVLVRVDYNVPLKDGVVQDDTRITSSLPTIQALLDGGASVVLMSHLGRPKGGPEAKYSLKPVAEALEKVLKRDVRFIGSLPSSDETLNDVQEMQPGDVALLENVRFEVGEEKNDAALSEKLARLGDAFVLDAFGSAHRAHSSVSGVAAHLPHAGGTLLAAEVVALSKLLHEPERPYVVIIGGAKVSDKLLVIENLLPVVDRMLIGGGMAYTFVKAQGGKIGKSIHEDDFLEKARELLGKYGDKIVLPTDTLAGDSFSAEANTRVVPTADIPDDWEGMDIGPDSQKAFTEALQGAKTVFWNGPMGVFEFAAFASGTNAIAKAVADLGPDTYSVIGGGDSVSAINKSGQADRVSHISTGGGASLELLEGKALPGVEAMK